The genomic stretch GTAGCCTTTTATTAGCTGTGAAAATGAAACTTGCTGGTCTATCTCTGCGTGTTTATTTTCAGTGAGCCCATTCCTCCCTCTTCTGTATTGTatttctgtttctgccattgcgTTCTGCAGTACCAGTATATGTTACTCAGATGCCTAGACAGTAatggaaaagaagataaaaaaagtGGTGATGCTCTGTTATGATACTCCTCCCTCATTTTAGGACTATACCTTAGAATGCAACAGTATTTTGCACATCAGGAAAGTGAGGATACATCCAATGCCCCAAAAGATGGGCATCTCTGAATTTATAAAATGTACATACAGTAATTACATTCAATATACCTCAAGTTCCTTTATCTCCACTCTTTCTACAGACTATATTTAACCTTAAAACATGCTCAATAATgctggatctacactgcagaattaatgcagtttgataccacttcagttGCCATCggctaatgctatggaattctgggatttgtagttttgtgcatattatttagtcttctctgtcagagtgttctggtaCTGCActgaaatacaaatcccaggattgcataggatggagccacaacagttaaagccatgtcaaactgcattaattctgcagtgtgacaacaACCCAAGAGGAAAAGGAGGCCAGTATTTAAGTTGTCCATTGACTAACCAGGAAACACACTTCATAGCAGTTTCCTACAGTCTGGTAGACCATGTTCTCTGTGGACTTGATTCTCACAAGAAGACCATATGTGTAATAACAGTGTTATGTTGTATGTTTGGAAAGTAAGAAAAGCATCTTTCAGAAGCAAGTATACTTGATATATATATTTGTCAGATATTATTCACTTGATTCTTTTTCAGTTGGCAATATCAGGGATTGAACTCAAGAACTTTTGCATATGCAGTACAGCAGATGCTATGGTCCTTCCTGAAACCTGAAACTTTTGGAGTTTGTTCTGTTATAAACTGTGGAAGAGATACTTGTTCTTCTATCACTGACATCTATGATACAGTAGATTTGTACAGATCCTGCTTTTGTTGAAGTATGTGGGGTGATGAATTTCAGTATTAGTAGTGAGGAAAGCTGAATGTCTTAATTTTGTCTCATTCTAAACAGGTCAACTCTTGTAATGTCCACCTTCCACTTCTTGCTGAATTAGAAAGACATGCATTCAAAATCCCAAGGACGCTTGCCAGAATGCAGCACTACAGacctcttctttttattttgactTTCCTGCTTTCCTTGAAGTGTGCTGTGACAGGGATACATCAAGGGCAGTATCAAGGAAGAAGTTCATAAACTAGAGCAGGGCCATGGGATTGAGCTATGCCAGCCTTCATGTCTCATACAAGCTCAAGCTCTTGATGCTCATCAGCATGTGTATCCTGCTGGTGGGTTGGGTCACCTCCACTTACCTAGTGGATGCTTTCCATGAAAGTCCAAAGATGAAAAGCTTGGCAGGATACGTCAGGAAAACAACCACTGCTGCAGAGGACCAAAAGGGAAACTCAGACAGAAATGCTGTGCCTACTGTGAAACTACCCATCACAATGTCTCCTTGTCCCTCCCTGTCTCCCTATCTGCGTAAGTCAATTCATGCTTCCTTTATCCCTTGAGGAAGTCCTTGTGGTAGTAGGACTGAGGTGGGCAAAGTGAGGGCCTGGGTATGTATGTGAATTGCTTTTCCTGGAAGCTTCCAGCagtggcagttcaccttttaaataggttagcAGGACTCCCCTGCAGTATTTAATGTAATTTTCCCCCCACACCAGGGGttttgttgtgatttttttttgggggggggggggcattttggcAGTTCATGCagtccctgccctgccctgccctgcccttgaAAGGTACAAGCCAAGGAGCTTAACACAGGTCTTTCCCCATACTACTTAAGTTTAATTTGTCATTTGCATACAAACACGAtttcatctgttttttttaaaaccagtcttCATGCTTCCTTGCTCTTACTCTGCCATGTGAATTTAGGATAATTTAAAAACCTGACTTTTTCATTGCAGTGCTGTGACTGGATCTTTTGATCTTATTTGAGCAGGCTAGACTATTAGCCAAATTTTAACACATATTTTCCCCATAGTCTAGCCATCTCGCCCCATTTATTGCTCCGTTATTGCCAGAGTGGGATCCGACCATTGAAAAACAGCTCCTGGACTTTACCACTAATGTATGAATATGGCCTTGATAAATAGTTTCAGATATCAAATGCCCCTTGCTTGGCTGTTTTTGCAATGTTCCCCTTCGGGCTTGCTGTAAGCAGTTAAAAGTTTTGGTATGACATCTATGCCCTGTTCAACTCATATTACAGAATGGGAAACCCATGAGGAGCCTGTAAGCCAGATCTGATTGTGGAGGTGGCAGATCATGTTACTAGCTGATGATATGGAGACTCTAATTTTCCTGTCTGTcaattccatccatccatccatccatccatccatccatccatccatccactgtACGATTGGCCTGTTAGCAAATCTAGCTGCTTATGAGGAATGTTAGTGTATAGTGCTAAGTTTAAGTAATGAAGCATGAAATAAACAACCTCCCCAAGTGTTTGTACTTTGCTGAGTACCCAGACATGTACATTTCTCATAAATTTAGGAGTGACTAGGTTTATGATAATAACACCTGCCTTTTCCCATAGGGGGCCCCAGCAAGCTTGTCTTCAAAGCATCTATTAGCCTAGAAGAGGTGCAGAAAGAGAATCCTCAGGTTGTAAAGGGTCGCTTTTGCCCTAAAAGCTGCTTAGCTCATCAACGAGTTGCTATACTGATCCCACACCGCAATCGTGAGAGGCATTTGTTGTACCTGCTAGAGCACCTTCATCCTTTCCTCCAGCGGCAGCAGCTGGACTATGGCATCTATGTCATCCACCAGGTAAGTCTACACAGAACAAAGCTTGCCCTGCAATGAGGAGTGGGAGCCTCTGACTCTCTTGTGTGTCTTCCTGTTGTGTCTGTTTGTTCAGCTGTGATCAGTATGCTGCCTCAGGCAGCTCCCAGATCACTTTTCCCAGCTCTAATACAAATCCATCTCAGTCTGTTACCAGCAGTTTGGAGTCCCTGTGTGCAACAGTGCTGATGGGTTTCTTATGCCTTCTGCTGCAAGAGCTTAAAGCGGATCAAATGAATTAAACAGAGCGGGTGGCAAATTAACTTTATGCACTGTCGGTAGAGCATTGTTACTCTCAAAGCTGCCAGGCTTGAAAAATGTATCTTACTCATATAATTGCCTGTTTGCGTCTTGGGGTTTAGCTCAAGCTTTTTGCATCTCACTTCTCTTTCAAAGGCTATGCTTGGTGAATTTCACATCTTGCATTCACCTCTCTAGAGGTGGTGAATTTTGTCAAGTTCCTTGGCATGAATGTTCCTTCAGCAAAAATGGCATCTATTCCTTGACTTCTTGCATTTACTATTTAAGTTTTTTATCACTGTCTTTCAGCAtcctaatacagtgcacccacgtcatacgcaAGCGCGCTATaggcggcttccagcatatgctggaagctatGCTGGAAAGGCTTCTCCCGTGCCCCAGAAGAAACAAgaagaattctctgaagatgccagccacagatgttggcaaaatgtcagaaataaactcttctagaacatggccacgtaccctgaaaaacccacaaaaaactatatgacCATCATGTTACTTCTCATACCCATTTTCCTAAGTCACTCCTTACAAAGCGTGGtttatcattttggttgcctttgGACATGTtacagcttgtcaatatccctcttgaattgtacccagaattggacacagtattccaggtgaggtctgaccaaagcagaatagaataatagaatcatagagttggaagagacctcaagggccatccaatccaatcccctgccatgcacaaacacagaatcaaagcactcccaatagatggccacccagcctctacttaaaaacctccaaagaagttgaCTGCAcaattctccaagggagtgtgttctactgttgaacagctcttactgtcaggaagttcttcctaatcttgaggtggaatctcttttctgctaatttgcagactggcggagggcaaacgttgtccccatcttcaaaaaggggaaaaaagaggatcccaacaattatcgtccagttagtctgacatcagtgttaggaaagattctggagcagatcattaaacagagagtctgtgaacatctagaaggcaatgccataatcacaaaaagtcaacatgggtttcagagaaacaagtcatgccagacaaacctaatctctttctttgataaaattaccagcttggtagatgaagggaatgctgtggatatagtatatcttgatttcagtaaggcctttgacaaggtttcccatgacatacttgcaaacaagtttgtaaaatgtgggctagacaaaggaactgttacatggatctgtaattggttgaccggccgaacccaaagggtgctcaacaatggctccttttcatcctggagagaagcgaccagtggggtcccacagggctctgtcctgggcccagtgctattcaacatctttatcaatgacctggatgacagaattgggagcatacttatcaaatttgcagatgacaccaaattagggggaatagctaataccccagaggacaggatcaagattcaaaatgacctgaatagactagaaagctgggccaaagctaacaaaatgaaattcaacacggagaaatgtaaggtattgcacttagggcagaaaaataaaatgcacagatataggatgggtgacacctggctgaatgaaactacgtgtgaaagggatctaggagtccaagtagactacaagttgaacatgagtgaacagtgtgatgcggcagctaaaaaggccaatgctattttaggctgcatcaatagaagtatagtgtctagatcaagagaaagtaatagtgccactgtattctgctctggtcaggccccacctagaatattgagtccagttatgggcaccacaattcagaaaggacattgagaaactggagcatgtccaaaggagggcgacaaaaatggtgaagggtctggaaaccatgccctatgaggaacgacttagggagctggggatgtttaacctggagaaaagaaggttaagaggtgatatgatagccctgtttaaatatttgaaaggatgtcatattgaagagggagcaagcttgttttctgctgctccagagaacaggacccggaacaatggatgcaagctgcagaaaaagagattccacctgaacattaggaggaacttcctgacactaagggctgttcgacagtggaatgcactccctcggagagtgatagagtctccttccttggaggtctttaaacagaggctggatggccatctgtcagggatgctttgatttggatttcctgcatggcagggggttggactggatggccctagtggtctcttccaactctatgattctatgattctaatttgaatccattgctccgggtcctattctttggagcagcagaaagcaagcttatATAGCATCAATATGACAAATACTTAttcagggatatcatatcacctcttaatcttcccttctccaggctgaacatacccagttcACTAAGCCTCTCCTTGTAAGGCATGATTTCCttatagagtggcactattacttcccttgatctataccaatggtgtgccctttaagagattttgaacttcagttcccagaagtctcagccatgttggccaacagtctgggattctgggagctgaagtccaaaatcacttaaagagcacaatttggggaccactgatttaagacactatactcttattgatgcagtctagaatcacattggctcttAGTTGCTGAATCACATTGtgggctcatgttcagcttatggtaTACTAAGACTCTTAGATCTTTTTCACATatactgttttcaagccaggtgtcacccatcctatatctgtgcatttcattttttcctgcctaaatgtagtgCCTTATGTTgaagagaccaggatttgaatcgccactcagccatggaaacacactgggtgaccttgggcaagtcccattcagcctcagacgaaggcaaaggcaaagtctcCTGTGAacgacaaatcttgccaagaaaacccaatgacagggTCAGCTCAGGGTCACTGTAgaatggaaggcacacaacaccaacaggCCTGAGAAGCCTGAGTTTCCCCTCTACTGTACATTCATTGTGTGGCCTATTAAAAAACTATTATTTGAGGCAGTACAGGCAGTACATCTCTTGCCATGCATTCTATCAAGATTACTCCATTGATAAAAGTGGACATTTGAATATCATTTATGCTTGATGTTATATGAATGACTCTGAACACTATGAGTAAGTTAGCTGGAGCTGCAAAAATGGCACTCATCTAGTGACTTCACCTGTTCCATCTAAAGGAAACACAGCCATTCTGCATTTACAAATAACCAATCTTTTATAAATTTGGTTTATATGCAGTCCTCATCCTTTAAAAACTGTATGTAGGCTGGAAATTCTGAAACAAAGGACAGGATTGCAAGGAGATGCTGTGAAAGGAGTTCCTGGAAGGAAAAATGATAACTGTAGATGGAGGTGGTAGTATCAaagtccaaggtcatccagtgagtttccttgTCCAAggagggattcagatcctggtctccagagtgatagtccattGCCCTAAACACTTCACTACACTGGTTCTCAAGTATAACTAAGTAACTAACTTGTACAAATGAATAAGTAAAACTTGATCTCTTCGCCACTGATTTAAATAATAAGTGAAGGGAGTTGCTTGTTGGCAGTGTATTTGCACTGCATGCAAAACATAACCCGTTTTAGTCCTTAACAACTCCAAGGTGGCTCTAGGAAAAGGCCTAGTTTAAAACTCTAGAGAGAGTTGCTTCTAGTATGTGCAGCCAGCAACTTTATGTTCTTCAGGTGACATACATTTAGTTTCACAAACTTGCCTAATAAAATCCTCAGTGTGCTTCTAAAGTGACAATTTGCTGTTATTAACTTGTCTTCTAGTTTACAGTACATGTGCAGCCtaagtaatttaaaacaaaagcaatggCTAGTACGGTATGACATTAATATTTATTCATCTGTACTTTTTACAAAATAAGTTTTATTCATTTCCTGTTTGCTTTCTGATTGCTATTCCGGAAGGGTTCTGAAttcttttgtttgtgtgttctCCAGAGAAAAGTCTATGCCTCCACCAGAGAGGCACCTTTTTAAGTTGAAAATTTGATTTTCTCACAATTTAACCCTTATTCTGACAGATAAACATACTTATTCAAGTGACTTCTGGGATATTGGCTGACCCCATGGAATTTCAGTGTGTTTCAGGGGACAAAAAATGTAGTACATCCACAGAAGTGAAAAATGTCTCCTGCCAAATTTCATTAATTGTAAAAATATAACTCAAGCTGTATTGGCAGCATAGTGTAACCAGGCTACATGCCATGTGGTGTATCAGCCTGCCCACCCAGGTAAATGCCTTCTTTCAGAGAACATGATGCCTTATTATTGCAGTACCACTGCTTTTATGGCATCTTTTCCTGGTTTAATACTGCTGAAATTGGCATTTACATACAAACTCAACTTTTCTTCTTAATACACATCACTTTCCTATTTAGAAATGATGATAGAAAGGGCAAGGCTAGTTGGTCCCTAGTTTCGCATGCTGAACCCAACTGAGTAAGTGAATAGGACTCTagttgcaaaaggaaaaaagaatggagcgtagaaagaaaaataaacaccAGCAGCAATTTCATACTGTTAATATAATGCATAGGTAAGAAATGTCTGCTGGTAGAGGCAAGAGAGACCAAATGGTGCTTTCGTCTAGATGAGCTGATGGCGTATGCAGTTGTGTGTTTCTCTTTAAGAAAGCCAAGTGGAAAGACAGCTGATGGAGAGGATGTTGGGAAATAAAGAGTTGTGTGTTATATGTTAGTTTTGTGGGTATCACTCCTTATCTACAGTGAGAGCTGAACTGGGCTCAGAATAACGACAGAGAACTATTTAGGCTGCATTTGtgcaacagaaataatccaggttgacaccacttttactgttgCAGCTCAgtactttggaattctgggaactgcagtttgttgtggcaccagaaccctctgacagagggctaaatgtctcacaaaactacaaataccagaattccagagcattgagccagggcaactaaagaggtgtcaacttggattatttctgcagtgcagatgcagtctcatTGACTTGCAGCATGTATGTCCTATTCTGTCTTGCTAGCCctcatgtttttattgttttttttgaTACCATTTCTGTGGACTGGCAAAGTACACCTCATTCAGAGAGTCTTTCTTTCTTGTCTGCAGGCTGGCAATGCGAAGTTTAACAGGGCAAAACTGCTCAATGTGGGATACCTGGAAGCACTGAAGGAAGAGAACTGGGATTGTTTCATCTTCCATGATGTTGACTTGGTGCCAGAAAATGACTTCAACATTTACAAGTGTGGCAGTCAGCCAAAACATTTGGTGGTGGGCAGAAATAGCACAGGCTACAGGTAGGAGAGGCTACAGGAGGGAAGAAGTTGGGGAGGACATCTTAGCATCTTACAAAGTAGAGCTAGTTTGCAGGCTGTTTACATACTAGTGAAGGATGCTATACTTTTTTTCTTACATCTGCCATTTGAGTTGGAAATCTTTGAGGCTGATAAATCTCTCTGTTATTCTGCTCTATTCTCATTGCTGTTCCTCAGAACATGCAAATTTACATGTGACTAGAAGCCAGTGGCGTAGAATAAACttctagttttattttatttatttaagaaatatATATGTTGACTTTCTGGGCACAGCGATCTCATGGCAAACTTTAAAAATTAGttaaaacaacataacaatatATAGGGTTACATCCAGCCATGGGAATCAGTGAAGTTTAAGATAGTTGTGATTAACATTGATTTCAGCAGGTCCACTCCAAGTATGACTAAGTCTGAatctgagatccaaaacacactgcagaaataatccagtttgataccactttaactgctctggcacagtgctaaggaatcttgggaattgtagtttattgtagtgccagagctctctgacagagaaggctaaaggtctcacaaaactacagttcccagaattccctagcactgagccagggcagttaaagcaatctcaaactggattatttctgcaatgtgttttggggtCAGGTCAGTCTCCGGGTTGAACTTGTGGTTCCACCTTATTTCCTGTGGTAAAACTGACACTGAACAATAGATGGTAGTGAGAAAGTGAATAGGGGTGGATGCACAGTGCAGGCAAACACTTCTGCTTGAATTTTGGAAAGAGTGGGCAGGAGAACATGCACACACCCACCTTAATCTGTTCTGTGGGGTTAAAGTGTATGGTGGTAGGTCAAAGCAGTGAACCTGCAGGCCTTATTCCACTTTTTTGGACAGGGGGTCTTTCTCATGAGTATACTGGTAGCTAAAACTATCAATATGCAGTAGTATTTCCCACCATGATaaaggaaagagaatgaaaggGAGCTAGACTTTCTGCCTAAGAAAAGTCCATCctagtttaaatattttaaaaattctttttatgtATGCGATTGGATGCAGTCAGAGGTTAAAAAAAGGgttaaaaactaaaaatgaatggatgaataaataaatttaaacatcAGGGTTTTGTGGTAAGCATCATTGAAGGGGGTCTCGCAGTACTAGTCATTATTTTGACAGACATGAGACCTTGGTGGTAGAAGATGGGCTTGTTTGCCAGTAATTAGATAAAGAATAGCTAGTTGATGGG from Sceloporus undulatus isolate JIND9_A2432 ecotype Alabama chromosome 3, SceUnd_v1.1, whole genome shotgun sequence encodes the following:
- the B4GALT4 gene encoding beta-1,4-galactosyltransferase 4; the encoded protein is MGLSYASLHVSYKLKLLMLISMCILLVGWVTSTYLVDAFHESPKMKSLAGYVRKTTTAAEDQKGNSDRNAVPTVKLPITMSPCPSLSPYLRGPSKLVFKASISLEEVQKENPQVVKGRFCPKSCLAHQRVAILIPHRNRERHLLYLLEHLHPFLQRQQLDYGIYVIHQAGNAKFNRAKLLNVGYLEALKEENWDCFIFHDVDLVPENDFNIYKCGSQPKHLVVGRNSTGYRLNYQGYFGGVTALTREQFSKVNGFSNNYWGWGGEDDDLRIRVEMQKMKIIRPSSSVARYTMIFHTRDRGNEANGQRMTLLRQVSRVWKTDGLNSCSYNLLSVKYNPLYANITVDLGKPMKIS